The segment GCTGGGACCTATTGTATATTGGCATCATTACTGTCCATGTATGCTATATGTAGAGGTCAAATAGCTGTTCATGCCAACTCAGTTGGTTTCTAGTTAAAAGGCTGCCTAGGTAGAAAGCTTTTTGATGTGTCAGTAATATGAAGACTAACACACTGAGGAATATAACAGAGAGAATCAGCTTTTTGATGTGTCAGTAATATGAAGACTTAACACACTGAGGTAGTGAAGAACTAGAACTGTTAAGATAGTCACACAAAAGTTTTAAGATCCATCTGATCACTTAACTGTagacattcaaacaatttgCTGATTGACTTCCCAGCTTCTCTCCCCACTTTTCTGACTTTACATCTGTGAGAAATAGTTTCCTATGTAAGACAGAAGAATGTTGAATCTTGTTGGATTATTATTCATTTCtgtttgtcttttattttttatttcagctgTTCACATTTTGTTGAATCAAGTGACTCAGAAGTCTCCAACTGATTCTCACCTTCACCTTCCTCTCAGCCTCCCTTCACATTGCCTCAGCTGTAACAGTCTGAAACAAATGGCCGCCTCTGACATCTGGTCAGCCGCAGCCGATCAGGTCTGGCTGGAATTCCTGGGTGTTCAGAACAACAAAAACCGTCCGGCTCCATTTGTAGAAGCCATGCCTGTGACTGTCTGGATGTGTTCAGCCCCATGTAGTGCTTCTCATTCTCAAAAGTCATCTACGACCAGGCCGAGTCAAGTCAGTGGTCAAAGCTCAGAGTTCACCACTAAAGTAAATGCCGATATCAACTGTGTAACTTTTCAGAATGGAGGCTTGGGTCACATAATGAATAAAGAAACCAGCAACCATAGAGACATTGAAATTAACAGCGGCAAGAGCTTTCAACACCAAAAACATGAGCGCAGTTCTGAGATAGGTTACGATAACAGAGACAGTAGGTATCAAGATCATGACGGGAACAGTGTTTCTCATTCAGGCAGAGAGGATGACAAAAGGCCGACTCGTCTTCCACTTTCAGGGGGAGCAAGCACCCCTCGGCTAAGTAAAAAATTATCCAGGACAGATTCCTTACATGATAGCAACACTGTGATAGACTCAAGCTCCAAATCTAATTTAGATGACATCCAGTCTGACTCTGGAGATCGCAGCTCAAATCAGCAGCCATTTTCAGAACAGTATTCAGAAAGTCATTGTCAAGCTCATCACAGGAGAGATAAACAGTATCACCGGGAAGACTCACGCTCCAGTTCCAGCCCTCCACTGGACCAATCAGAAAGAAGCAGCAGAAGAAGAGCTGAATCTAGAGAAAGGCGGTCAGCAGATAGGCACATGAGGCACAGCAGCAGCTCCAGCATTGAAAGAAGTCACAGGGGTCATGACATTGAAGGAAGGTCGAGTGCAGAGGGTCAGATTTCTGACTCCCACAGGGCCAATAGCAGAGATGTTATGAGGAAAGAAGAATTTTATCACAATGAAGAAAAAGTTAGAAGTGGGGAAATGGAAACCTCCCATTCATATCCGAAAAACCGTCACAGCAGCAACAGTAGCTCAGAGAGGGCATCAGCTGGATCCAGTAGGTCCAGAGAGAGAAGAAATTTGTATGAAATTCAGACTGATGAGGTAGACAAGAAGTTGCCTAAAGATTTGAGGGAGGATAGAGCTTCTCCAAGAGATGAGTTCCACCAAAGATCTCATCGAGATATCTATGGCAGGAGAGCAGCCAGAGATGGAAGCAGGGAGTCTGATAAGAGATACCCTGCACTAGACAGCCATGTTTTTGAACGGTCCACTGGTCGACCTAATAAACGAGAGATGGATGGAATGCCTCTGAGCAGGAAAGGATTTTCAAGAGATCGTGATGGGGGTACAAGCGACGACATGTCTGATACACACACACGGAGGCACCGTTCACACAGCAGAGGTGGAGATACAGATAGTATGACATCAAGACTAGAAAGAAATGAAGACGGGGACAGTTATCGACCAAGGTGCACACCTGATGATCAAGAATACAGGTCAAGGCTGGGTGAGCACCTTCACTCAAAGCATTCTGATGCAGACTGTGATAACGACAGGTTCAGTCCGACATCTCTTAGTTCCCTAGACACCATCAGCAGGGAAAATAGTCAGGGTGTTGTAATCAGTGAAAACAGGGCCGGTGGGGGGGAGAGTCATACAGTCACTAATGCTGAGCCACCTGAGGACAAAGCCTGGGCAAGGATCAACCAGAGGTCACCCCCCGATGGCTGCAAGTCGCAGGATGATGTGTGCTCTGGTGACAGATCTGGCAAAGGTCAAATGACACCTAACAGGAAGACGTGCATCTTGACTAAAGTGCAGGGCAAAGTAAGAGCACAACTCAACCACTTTCAATATCTGTTCTTGCTCAGGCTCTCAGAGTCATTTACTGCATTCCAGAATGATCTCTCAGCTGATCTGGAGGCCTTGGAAGCCAAAGCATTCAGGAAGAGAAAGCTTCCAAAAGTGCCTCCACAGCCCCCTTCTGTGACTGTCATTCCCCTTATGCTCGGTGAACTGGAGTTTGCAGTGGTCTGTCCTTATCAGATGCACCAAAGGACATTCTCTGATGATTTCAGCCTGGTCTCCCCTTTCCTACTTGGGTTCTCCACAGGACAGGATGCTGTGTTTGGTGATGATGGAGATGGGACATGTTTCCCTCAACTTGTGGACAGTAGTAAAGGTAAGTCATCATTCCTAACAGTTCATTTTATTGTCTTCATGAAAGTTGACTTTAAATTGATAGTTTTAAGTGCACAACTACTTTTTGTAAAGTTTATCAGGCAGGAGAGAACTTTTCCTACAATAGTTAAATGCCATTCTTGTCTTTTTTACTCTTGCATAACTCCCTGTAACAACAACCAATTCCATAGTTGTGAGACTGCCTTCATTTCAATGATTCAAAGTTATACACTTTTTCCTTACAACATTTGAGATATGATTagcagtttttttgttgttcatgtTTAGGATATTtgttcagaattgaagattattacatcctacacaaatcaagagagaaaactaaactcattccttTTACGATGTctccgaaggatcttgaaaatcacatggaaagaaaaagtgtgcaatactgagatccttgtgCGAACAGgcattcccagcatctttacagtcctcagaaAATGCCacctgcgctggcttggacatgttgtCAGATGGAGGACAACACccctccaccccaccccctccaCACTCCCACCCCCACCCTGAAAGTCATTATCTACAGACAACTTACATCTGGCTctagaaaaactggtcgcccccacctccgttacatggatgtaataaaacagGGCCTCAAATCAGATaatattgatactgaccattgggaagacattactctagaccgcactagatggagagagacagtgaccaagaaagctatggacagcgaaaaaacatgggcctcagctctggaagaaaagcgtaccatgcgaaaaatggccagctcctctacctaCCACctaagcgaaagccaccttaacctgcaatatttgtggacaggagtgtctttccaaaatagggctccacatcCACGTGAAAAaatgttcgagatgaaccatagttgctctatgactgaaggaggccaactaaCATCCTATCAAAAACCTCCCTCATGATGACCGGGAATGGCGTTCTAGCCTGTAACTATCAAGACAACAGAACAGATTGCATACCACAGGCAGCCCTGCTGACAGTACAACAGTGTGTTTTTACACATGTTTTTTAAACCATATCAAATCTGAATTTTCTACTTTATTGATAAATCAAACTACAAatatcagacaaaaaaaaaatatttttttaaatatttttttcctaactgtatttgaaatgtttcctttttaattTGATTATAGCTTATTAAAGGATTTTTCtctagcatttttttaaactgcttcCTGTAGAGTTGTCCTTTTTTTAGATAGACCATTATCCCATTGAGGTATCCATGTTTCATTAAATGTTTCCTAGTTTCCAATGTTTTactctaaaaataaatttccaggccaaagaagTAAAGATGACTCTGCCCTCAAGCCCTTCCAGTCCTCCATAAGTTTTAAGTCTAGTTCTAGCAGCCAGTTAGAAAATGTAACCCACCTTGGGCCACCTTCCGATCTGAACCAACGTAATCGAGCCTTCACTTCTGGCAGCACTGCACATGTTCCTCCCAGTAGCGTCATAGTTCCTGTGGTTATTGCTCCTACCTCTCTCAACTCCACAGATATAATGTCCCAGTCTCTCAACTCTATTGGCAAGGACTCTGGGATAGGTAAGttaactaatttattaaaatggTATAAGTTAACTGTTTCTTATTTAGCTGGAATACTTAAGTTAACTGATATTGGTAAGTTAACTGTTTCTTGTTTAACTGGAATTGGTAAATTAACTGATAGGTGCAAGTAAATTAACTTAACTAAAACTGAGAAAAACAGTTTTTCTTTATCTGTCTTGATTAGTATCCATTATTTGTATGATAGATAGATGTAAGTATATAAACAtttgtactttaaaaacaaaacatatattgTTGTACCTATAAAGTAATgtataaaatgcaaaaaaaaaaaaaaaattttttaattctgCAAATCCAGTGTTCAGTTCTTTGAAGTATTTACTTAAGGTTCAGAATTGATTACAATTGTGAAATAAACTAtaagatctagaactaaacatatttttgttttagttagtcATGAGAATAGAGAAGTATTGATTGAAGCTTTCAGTTACTTGGTCTAGTTGAATAAGTAGACACTTGTGTAAAATTGGGGCAGTCAGATGTTTTTGAGATAAATCATTGATAGTTACATTTACAGTAAATATCATGTACAACTACCAGTACAAGAAATAGTTCACAAATGATGAAGAAGAGACTTATCTACAATGTGCTCATGATCTTATTACTTTTTGGTAACTGTAGGTATAGACAGAAAGCCACAAAGACAGCAGCACTCTAAAGGTGGAAGCTCAGCTGGCTCCTCTCGTGGCGGCACCACAGACATGAAGAAGGCCTTCACCTCCGCCTTCTCTAGCCTGACTGACAAGCTGAAGCACAAGATGGAGAGCCTGGATGATAGCCACAGCATTGGAGATGATGCCGAGACTTTGTCTATCCGCACGGACACCTCagatgatgactttgaacacATGTCACTGGATGATGTAGAGGAGGTGCCAGCATTTTATCATGACCCCCCACCACCTGAGATGACCCCAGTAGGAGGAGATAACTACAGTGACATTGGTGATATCGGGGACTCTGTCAGCATGTACGCTGAGAGCTCAACAACTAAAGGAAAAGAAATGGTCAGTTTGTTAGAGATTTCACGATAACATTACTTTATTGACTTTATTATGTCTAGCGCTTCTCAGAATGAAAGAATCTTTTCTTCTTTGCTATATCTTGTTTGAGCACCAGGCAATTTATCACACTGAcaagctatttttttatttcaggattaGAGATTTTAAGATTgatttatttatacaattattcTTCAACTGGACTATTCACAAAATATTCTGCTCATACTTCAACAGGTATATGTAGTTCTGTTTAAACTTGACCACACTGAAATCATCATAGAAAACAAAAGCAATGAGAATTTGACCAAAGCCCAGGTGGCAAAACTTGGTTCTCTACAGTTGGGCAATATTTCCTATGAAGACTTTCAGGCCAGGTTCTCAACTGGAAAAGGTAACTAGTTTCACAGGACTGATTTAAATGTGTGGAATGATGGCCTttgaactaatttaaaaaaaaaattaacagtaTAAGATAATTGGGAAGTGGTATTATCAAAATTCTGGTTACACCATCAAGTAATAAGGTCAACTTATGCATATCACATAGCACTTGCCCCTGAGAGAAATACTAATGCAATCAAATACTGAGTTAtagcatttttctttttcaaataattacTAGCTATCATTTTTAGAATTGTATGCATTCAAGGCATTCAAGATCAATGAAAAGCTTTGAAGGAAATACCTGTTCTTACACTCTATAGCTTTTGTCTTGTGATGAGTATTTGTAGtaaggaggagtatccttacctATCAAATTATGTGTCAAGGCcaacaagaggttctcgagtctactgatcatctgctgtactgggataggccttttttgactgacaaaacAGTAGATTTTAATTGccctgatctgctgttcattgattaaaaaaaattgctaccATTATTAACATCACTGTATTATTAGCTgccctcgaaaggggaaaagatgctattagttttgtgtggtctgtctgtccgtccgtcccatttagatctcataaGCTAGAAAaggtagtgaaaatccgacatcataatatttgagaccattcaaagttcaacgggtacttttttcttttctgaaagcgaaaaatctaatctttaaaatcaattatgcaagcagttttttcataaaaatacaccatttttacaactattcttTATTAATAGTATCAAACAcggaggctttttagtaagggagatgactctttaccatttttttaacacatttaggCAAATGGTAttagattttttgtccaaaaaaaaaattattttacagttgtattgctaagttatttaagttctgtcatactaactactacaattaccaaaaaattgtaaattttttttttaaagagaaaaaatctatttagtatgcatataagtggaacataatttaaaacaacaattaataagtagtttttcatattattgcgtgaAATTGCAGAACTATATAAATGACATGgaaaactaaactaaaggaatttttttttttagatattcattataagacatcagttaggccaggttcacatctaatcccatggtctgctggaccgttggggcaccacacaggatctgtcaaccttctttctccattcttctctgtcattagcctttgacagaatttcattctgatattgaaacctgcctttttacctgcctgggtggaccacttctgatagaatttaattctgatattcttctgaaaatattgaaacctacctgggtggaccacttagggggctgatattgagtttgtgtttccacacaaactgtctttgtaactttgttattattattttcttttttttttaaacagttacCTAGATTGTGGATAAactgtcaatgttttttttttttcatttgctgTAGGTTATATCCAGGAGGACATTTCTGAAGCACCTGCACATCGTTACCCCATCAAAGTCAAAGTCTGTAAGCCCAATCCAGATCCAAACTTGTCCACCTGTGATCCAGGTCGTATGTTTATCCAGGCTCATGACCTGAGCCTGCAGTTCAAGATGTCAGGGTTGATTTGCTTGTCAGATTTCTCTGAAGATGAAAAGCTGCCAGAGGCTCTGCCAATATCTGTGGAAGTCAGGGATTTGTTGTTGGTGCTGGAGGTAGGACATGTCAGTGTGGGGTCATTTTTCATTGGAGAAAGTAGCTAAATGAAAATACTTTTCAGTCCCTTGACACTATTTATAGCAAAATGGTTTTTAACATGATAGTAACTGGCTTATGGAGACAGATTAACTTGAATTTATAGAAAGCTATTTactcaacaaaaaaacattttgtacttTATAAGTCTGTGACTAAGCATCTGTCTGTTATCTTCTACAGGAAGACAGACCACCAGCCAATGTGACTTCCCCAGGATCACTTCCTGTCAACTTGCATATCAAGCAGTTGTCAATAGAGCGTGGAAAAGATGGCATATTTTATATAGCTGGTGAGTTGTAATGGATTTCAGCTCACTAAGCTGGCTTTAGTTATTTGAAATTGGGCTTCAAGTTGTCtgaataaaaatgttgtttttttcttgtgatGTTGCTGGTGGATGCAGAGGATCTCAATAAGACTTCTCTTTTGCATTGGATCATGAGTTGGGGTTTTTCTTTAATGAATTGATTTACATCATTAaattccccctttcagaccatgcagtctatagggcagatgatgtaaatgtcatctgtttctgtggccctcggttaacaaggttgtcatgtggcccgcaCACACAGGACAACCGCCTTAACGtttttccaactaatgtcaggtatccatttgagagctgggtgaactcagaggtgccctaaagatctcgaaattaaaaatccctgccttcaccaagattcgaacttGGAACCCTCTGGTTCGAAGCCAAGCAATTTAACATTCAGCCACCTCTTCTCCGATTTACATAATTGCATGTGTAATTTAATCAGAAGTAGGCTCTAATTACTCATTTCTCATTTGTAATcagctttttaaaacaaagatagGACTTCAGCATCCATGTTCATAAAGAAacggttattattattttttaatacgtAGACATAAAGAATCAAGAAATTCAAAAGGCGGAGGacagaaattaatatttttatgtgGAAGAACTATAAACCTAAATGGTTCATCACTTGTGTCTTTTTGCTGCTGAATTTAAGGAAGTTGTATATAAAAAAGAACTATGTACCAGTATGTTCCGCCACTGAATTAGAATGACATATTTAGTGTTCTTTTAGTAAGGAAGTAAAGAACTATGTTCTGTTACTGAAATAGAATGACATATCTaatgtctttttgtttcttgCAGGTGTACCTAGCAGCTCTTCCTTCATATATAACCCCTTGCCTGCTTCTCAAGCACCTCCTCCTCCATCAGTACCCAAACCTGTGTTTACCAACGCTGTCACCTCCCCCATCCTGAGCCCTGATGGCACCATGTCGCTACTGATGGCCAGCCAGAATGAAACAGTCCTGCTGCGGCGGCAGCTAGAGGAGGTGAGAAGAGCAAACCGTCTTTATGAGCACCAAATACTGCAGTGGAGGGACATACAGGACAAAATGTCTGGTGTTGGTGGGAGGTCAGCCATGGGGAGAGGAGGCATACCCATTGGAATGGGACGAAAGAGACCCAGCTTTACTGCTGACTCTCTCTCTAGCAGCCCTTCGTCCCAGTCTGATCGTGTGAGGCTGTCCAGAGATGATGTGGACCCAACGAAGGATGAATTGGAGCGGGAAAATCGTCAATTGATCGAACAAGTAGCCAGGCTGGAAGACGACTTATTGACTGCTTCTAAAGAGAAGGAGTCTTTGCTGCAGACCCTGCAGCTTCTACAGGATGAACTTTTAGCTTCTGAACGCAAACAAAGATCAAAGTCCAAAGTTTAGCTGTAACATCTGAACACATCATGTATTGTACCTCAGCATCATGTAGTTCATTGGACATATATAATATCAAAACCTTCTTTCTTGACTAATAATTAATGCTATTCACATGGATCCATCACTACACACCTAGAGCAAAATTTCAAATATTGACTTGTATTATACAAGCACATATCAAAGCTGTATCATAAATTTTGTGACTCCATAACAGTTCTAAATGGCAACCATTAGTGTTGAAAAAATCTGGTTTTATGGTATTTAAAGAATAtaatttatgtgtgtgtgtatgttaccAGTCTGAGTTCCCCTGTGTAATTTCCTGACATGAGAGGAGAACTTAGACTACTTGTGGGGATTCCCTCCCATATctgtgatttgtttttttattgttgcttTATATACACATTTCTTTCAATCTTCTCATATgctggccaaaaaaaaaaattgtgactctatatttatttgtaatcttttttttttattagcattTTACTGATGACAGAAATTGTATTTACCTATCTGCATTGTTCTGTACCATACTCAATATTGTATCATCAATGAATTccacaattattttattgtacatattttttaaataaaaataatttatcagaGACATATTGACTCTAATACATGTGACTGTGTGACTTATATAACCATGGGCtatgtccttttttttcattcaagcAGGTGCTGTCAATTTTTAATAAAGCATAATATAGTTTGTGATCATTTCAATACTTAGCAATATCCTTATTTGTACCTATTATAAGACAGTGCAGTATGGTTTCAACAATATAGCAATGTGCGCAGAATAGCTACTTTGGTAAATCCAAAGTTAAAAggacaaaaatatttatagattgtTTTTGCTATATAACAGACTGTGGATCAGACAAGACTTGTAGTTCTTATGTGTAACACAAAATTGACACaattttatgcatattaaataaaaacgcATGAATTGGGACTTAATCCACCACTCTCAGCAGTGTGATAAGGGGTTTGAAAGTTGTATAAGCATTATTTAGTTCCTTTATAAAATTACACTTGTAGAAACTTAATTGCATTTAGTGAAAGCTATACTTTAGACATCCTCTGACAAAATGTCTTTTGCAAAACTCTTTAAATTTGAGCAGTCTATATATTCATTTTCTTGGCCAAAAATTTTTATGTCAAATTActtaattatttctttgttgaagatttgaaatatatatatatattatatagattatagggcagatgatgtaaaagtcaacTGTtttttggccaatggttaacaagggtttcatgtgaccagcacaatgaccaaccgcctttactttcctcaggTACCTAAAAGAGTTGGATGGACTGAGAGGTCTCCTAAAAATCCCACAGTTCAAAATCCTGTCtttaccaagatttgaacctgggccccttggttcggaagccaaacactTTGTCGAGTAtggcttatttaaaaaaaaaaaaagctaattccGCATGCTTTATTACTTAATGATATAGACCTCAAGAAAAGCAGAAAATTGTTCTATTAGAAGCATTGATAACCATCTTTGGCCTGAGTGACTTAGCCAGTCCATACTGCATTTTGTCTATTTGATTTCATGTGCCAACTTCACATACCTATGTAAATTCATCTACATTTCAATATTCTCTGGGTGAACAAAGATTTGTGCCTGATTActgaggctttttttttttttattttgtatgttaattATGTCTTCTCTTGATTCCTCCACTTAGCAATATGCTCAAAATATCCTTGTACTACTTGTACTGTTACAAGAAATATGTTTGATTAAACATAGAGCTGACATCAGTCTTTAAAGAAAGAGGCTATGCCTACTAAGTTAGATCTGACTCCAGTACTTTTCAAAGTTCTACTTTACCACGACTCATTATGCCCCCTCACCACCTCTGTTTCCTTCATCTTATGATAGTTCACTGAATAGCTGATCAAACTTATTGGATTGAATGGTCTGTGCTCAAcctttttttataattgataGCCTCAAgaatattttgttatgtttgtattgttttaatGAAGAATTAGCTTTCATTGGAACAGATCTCCTTTCTCCCTAAACAATTAATACAAACTTTGCTCAAGTAACAGTTCAGAATTACAAAGTGTGTACATGAATGAAGCTGTAATCCATTAGCAATGAATACATCTATTTATTGTGTATTGTACTATCAAGTTTAGTATTTTATACTGGTACCATGAAATCAAGAAATTTACATAACAAGATGTAATGTTTCTTGAGTGCTTAAAAGTAACTAGCCCTCTCCCAGGAAAAGGCACTTTGAACCAGAAGGCATATAGTTAGCTAGACTAACATGGAAATGACTCATATATGAAAAACACAGGTACATTTTAAGGGATTATACCACTATATTAATTTTAGTTCTTGTGTCTAGTAGGTTATCATTTAGTTAAGATTGTCAAATGGATTCATTGGAAAAATGCAAAGTTTACAGATTTAATTTCTAAGAACAACTGATTTCACATATATTGTCATATATATTTTGATCCAATGGGACACACAGATCTGTGCACCAAGAAAACATGGTATC is part of the Biomphalaria glabrata chromosome 10, xgBioGlab47.1, whole genome shotgun sequence genome and harbors:
- the LOC106071746 gene encoding bridge-like lipid transfer protein family member 3A isoform X3, which encodes MASLLKNQILKHLSKFTKNLSADKINLSTLRGEGDLSNLELNEDILTQLLELPTWLRITKAVCSRVSVKIQWTKLKSQPICLYLDEVILEAETCEQPRPPNTQSQQSQGGKYGFVDRVMDGIYIHVNSVVVKLHSHMFHASLQLSRVKVQSMSPTWQTPSDLRSTRIRDPGRGEILLFKEIEWQTTRIEATAKCTDEDFLTPLRLIANQAKIRIVVKKRLIDSTIISSRLILLLDDLLWVLTITQLKAAILYANSLKEVIERSAQQSKKLAAEKLKKQGHMSDNLNLQHQQQRQTERQESATAKLFSRFDVLSTSYHLITSRFDLHLCDDSSPVQEDKRHWKISGGSMQITFFKISFDFYPFHPAELGDLESGERKQWYRYTDNVGSRNHWVNKLFSEFRENAVKLRKVVESAQMTSSSSAPSSLAAQSQPSSNRNLSPSHTQALTNNQGSRSAQSSPLHQQTHKSTRLLESCFVVKIEDMTVYMVSMAGKKRSGTNKLLCSDKRQLHLPPDMSVIHVEFTDYFFPEGLEYPVPHANMYVLVNPVRLTLDFLTLLWSNVFLLTLTNSLDLDSNEQKPSEHVDIKIEMLMPRVIVPAEEKVEGQPDRPEAVQIQISKLVVSNLRTEEKMSREDLKKLLDEYKVARLFSQTDFPNEDGEDTYQRLIPSMFLEHALGLDDPYIDRAVHILLNQVTQKSPTDSHLHLPLSLPSHCLSCNSLKQMAASDIWSAAADQVWLEFLGVQNNKNRPAPFVEAMPVTVWMCSAPCSASHSQKSSTTRPSQVSGQSSEFTTKVNADINCVTFQNGGLGHIMNKETSNHRDIEINSGKSFQHQKHERSSEIGYDNRDSRYQDHDGNSVSHSGREDDKRPTRLPLSGGASTPRLSKKLSRTDSLHDSNTVIDSSSKSNLDDIQSDSGDRSSNQQPFSEQYSESHCQAHHRRDKQYHREDSRSSSSPPLDQSERSSRRRAESRERRSADRHMRHSSSSSIERSHRGHDIEGRSSAEGQISDSHRANSRDVMRKEEFYHNEEKVRSGEMETSHSYPKNRHSSNSSSERASAGSSRSRERRNLYEIQTDEVDKKLPKDLREDRASPRDEFHQRSHRDIYGRRAARDGSRESDKRYPALDSHVFERSTGRPNKREMDGMPLSRKGFSRDRDGGTSDDMSDTHTRRHRSHSRGGDTDSMTSRLERNEDGDSYRPRCTPDDQEYRSRLGEHLHSKHSDADCDNDRFSPTSLSSLDTISRENSQGVVISENRAGGGESHTVTNAEPPEDKAWARINQRSPPDGCKSQDDVCSGDRSGKGQMTPNRKTCILTKVQGKVRAQLNHFQYLFLLRLSESFTAFQNDLSADLEALEAKAFRKRKLPKVPPQPPSVTVIPLMLGELEFAVVCPYQMHQRTFSDDFSLVSPFLLGFSTGQDAVFGDDGDGTCFPQLVDSSKGQRSKDDSALKPFQSSISFKSSSSSQLENVTHLGPPSDLNQRNRAFTSGSTAHVPPSSVIVPVVIAPTSLNSTDIMSQSLNSIGKDSGIGIDRKPQRQQHSKGGSSAGSSRGGTTDMKKAFTSAFSSLTDKLKHKMESLDDSHSIGDDAETLSIRTDTSDDDFEHMSLDDVEEVPAFYHDPPPPEMTPVGGDNYSDIGDIGDSVSMYAESSTTKGKEMVYVVLFKLDHTEIIIENKSNENLTKAQVAKLGSLQLGNISYEDFQARFSTGKGYIQEDISEAPAHRYPIKVKVCKPNPDPNLSTCDPGRMFIQAHDLSLQFKMSGLICLSDFSEDEKLPEALPISVEVRDLLLVLEEDRPPANVTSPGSLPVNLHIKQLSIERGKDGIFYIAGVPSSSSFIYNPLPASQAPPPPSVPKPVFTNAVTSPILSPDGTMSLLMASQNETVLLRRQLEEVRRANRLYEHQILQWRDIQDKMSGVGGRSAMGRGGIPIGMGRKRPSFTADSLSSSPSSQSDRVRLSRDDVDPTKDELERENRQLIEQVARLEDDLLTASKEKESLLQTLQLLQDELLASERKQRSKSKV